A part of Flavobacteriaceae bacterium GSB9 genomic DNA contains:
- the rplL gene encoding 50S ribosomal protein L7/L12, with the protein MADLKDFAEQLVNLTVKEVNELATILKDEYGIEPAAAAAVAVAGPAGGGDDAGEEQTEFDVILKAPGGSKLAVVKLVKELTGLGLKEAKGLVDEAPSPIKEGVAKDEAEALKAQLEEAGAEVELK; encoded by the coding sequence ATGGCAGATTTAAAAGATTTCGCAGAACAATTAGTTAACCTTACTGTAAAAGAAGTAAACGAGTTAGCAACTATATTAAAAGATGAGTATGGCATCGAACCTGCTGCAGCTGCAGCAGTAGCAGTTGCTGGTCCTGCTGGCGGTGGAGACGACGCTGGTGAAGAGCAAACTGAATTTGATGTAATCCTTAAAGCACCAGGTGGTTCTAAATTAGCTGTTGTAAAATTAGTTAAAGAATTAACTGGATTAGGATTAAAAGAAGCTAAAGGTTTAGTTGATGAAGCACCATCTCCAATCAAAGAAGGTGTAGCTAAAGATGAAGCTGAAGCTCTTAAAGCTCAATTAGAAGAGGCTGGAGCTGAGGTTGAGCTTAAGTAA
- the rpoB gene encoding DNA-directed RNA polymerase subunit beta: protein MLSTQAERLNFSSIVNRTEYPDFLDIQIKSFQDFFQLETKSEERGDEGLYNTFMENFPITDSRNQFVLEFLDYFVDPPRYAIEECIERGLTYSVPLKARLKLYCTDPEHEDFETIVQDVYLGTIPYMTPSGTFVINGAERVVVSQLHRSPGVFFGQSFHANGTKLYSARVIPFKGSWIEFATDINQVMYAYIDRKKKLPVTTLFRAIGFERDKDILEIFDLAEEVKVSKTGLKKYLGRKLAARVLNTWHEDFVDEDTGEVVSIERNEIVLDRDTVLDKDNILEIVDADVKTILLHKESNEQGDYAIIHNTLQKDPTNSEKEAVEHIYRQLRNAEPPDEETARGIIDKLFFSDQRYSLGEVGRYRMNKKLQLDIGMDKQVLTKEDIITIIKYLIELINSKAEIDDIDHLSNRRVRTVGEQLSSQFGVGLARMARTIRERMNVRDNEVFTPIDLINAKTLSSVINSFFGTNQLSQFMDQTNPLAEITHKRRLSALGPGGLSRERAGFEVRDVHYTHYGRLCPIETPEGPNIGLISSLSVYAKVNSMGFIETPYRKVEDGVVDIKNEPTYLSAEEEEEKLIAQATVKVDDDGKILHDKVIARMEGDFPVIDPKEIHYTDVAPNQISSISASLIPFLEHDDANRALMGSNMMRQAVPLLRPQSPIVGTGLERQVASDSRVLVNAEGSGVVEYVDSKEIKIKYDRTEDEAKVSFDTDIKTYQLVKFRKTNQGTSINLKPIVKKGDKVKKGQVLCEGYATQQGELALGRNMKVAFMPWKGYNFEDAIVISEKVVREDIFTSIHIDEYSLEVRDTKLGNEELTNDIPNVSEEATKDLDEHGMIRVGAEVKPGDILIGKITPKGESDPTPEEKLLRAIFGDKAGDVKDASLKASPSLNGVVIEKKLFARAVKDKRKRAQDKDDILALEAQYDRKFDELKDILVEKLFAIVNGKTAQGIFNDLGEEVLPKGKKFTLKMLNAVDDYAHLVSGKWTTDDHTNQLVADLIHNYKIKENDLQGALRREKFTISVGDELPSGIIKLAKVYIAKKRKLKVGDKMAGRHGNKGIVARIVRQEDMPFLEDGTPVDIVLNPLGVPSRMNIGQIYETVLGWAGQKLGRKYATPIFDGANIDQINALTDEAGIPRYGHTYLYDGGTGERFDQPATVGVIYMLKLGHMVDDKMHARSIGPYSLITQQPLGGKAQFGGQRFGEMEVWALEAYGASSTLREILTVKSDDVIGRAKTYESIVKGEPMPDPGLPESFNVLMHELKGLGLDIRLEE, encoded by the coding sequence ATGTTATCAACACAAGCTGAAAGATTAAACTTCTCCTCTATTGTAAATAGAACGGAATATCCCGACTTTTTGGATATTCAGATTAAATCCTTCCAGGATTTTTTCCAATTAGAAACTAAATCTGAAGAAAGAGGTGATGAAGGGCTTTATAACACCTTCATGGAAAACTTTCCAATTACAGATTCACGTAATCAATTCGTATTAGAATTCTTAGATTACTTTGTAGATCCACCCAGATATGCCATTGAAGAGTGTATTGAAAGAGGACTTACTTACAGCGTTCCGCTAAAAGCAAGGTTAAAGTTGTACTGTACGGATCCTGAACATGAGGATTTCGAAACCATTGTTCAAGATGTGTACTTAGGAACCATACCTTACATGACGCCAAGCGGTACTTTTGTTATTAACGGTGCCGAGCGCGTAGTGGTATCGCAATTACACCGTTCGCCAGGGGTATTCTTCGGGCAATCGTTCCATGCTAACGGAACAAAATTATATTCAGCAAGGGTTATTCCATTCAAAGGATCATGGATTGAGTTTGCTACAGATATTAACCAGGTAATGTATGCTTACATTGATAGAAAGAAAAAGTTACCGGTTACAACGCTTTTCCGCGCTATTGGTTTTGAGCGTGATAAAGATATCTTAGAAATTTTTGATTTAGCCGAAGAAGTTAAAGTATCAAAAACTGGATTAAAAAAATACTTAGGAAGAAAATTAGCGGCCCGTGTACTTAACACATGGCACGAAGATTTTGTTGATGAAGATACTGGTGAAGTAGTATCTATCGAGCGTAACGAAATTGTATTGGACCGTGATACGGTTTTAGATAAAGACAACATTCTTGAAATCGTTGATGCCGATGTAAAAACTATTCTTTTACATAAGGAATCTAACGAGCAAGGTGATTACGCGATTATTCACAACACGCTTCAAAAAGACCCAACAAACTCAGAAAAGGAGGCTGTTGAGCATATTTATAGACAATTACGTAATGCCGAGCCGCCAGATGAAGAAACGGCACGTGGTATTATAGATAAATTATTCTTTAGTGACCAACGTTATTCTTTAGGTGAAGTAGGTCGTTATAGAATGAACAAAAAATTACAGTTGGATATTGGAATGGATAAGCAAGTGCTTACCAAAGAAGATATCATTACCATCATTAAATACTTAATTGAGCTTATTAACTCTAAAGCAGAAATTGATGATATTGATCACCTTTCAAACCGTCGTGTACGTACAGTAGGTGAGCAGTTATCCTCTCAGTTTGGTGTTGGTTTAGCTCGTATGGCACGTACCATACGTGAGCGAATGAACGTTCGTGATAACGAGGTGTTTACACCAATCGATTTGATTAATGCGAAGACATTATCTTCTGTAATCAACTCGTTCTTTGGTACGAATCAATTATCTCAGTTTATGGATCAAACCAATCCGTTGGCCGAGATTACTCATAAACGTCGTTTATCAGCACTTGGACCTGGAGGTCTTTCAAGAGAAAGAGCAGGTTTCGAGGTACGTGACGTTCACTACACGCACTACGGACGTTTATGTCCTATTGAAACACCTGAGGGGCCAAACATTGGTTTGATTTCTTCACTTTCAGTATATGCGAAAGTGAATTCAATGGGATTCATTGAAACACCTTACAGGAAAGTAGAAGATGGTGTTGTAGATATTAAAAATGAACCAACATATTTAAGTGCAGAGGAAGAGGAAGAAAAACTAATTGCACAAGCAACTGTTAAAGTTGATGATGACGGTAAAATTCTTCATGATAAAGTAATTGCACGTATGGAAGGTGACTTCCCGGTAATCGATCCTAAAGAGATTCATTACACAGATGTGGCACCAAACCAGATTTCGTCAATTTCAGCGTCATTAATTCCGTTCTTGGAACATGATGATGCGAACCGTGCATTGATGGGATCAAACATGATGCGTCAAGCGGTTCCATTATTACGTCCGCAATCTCCAATTGTAGGTACCGGACTTGAGCGTCAAGTAGCGTCAGATTCCCGTGTATTGGTTAATGCAGAGGGTAGTGGTGTTGTTGAGTATGTTGATTCAAAAGAAATCAAAATTAAATATGACCGTACTGAAGATGAAGCTAAAGTAAGTTTCGATACCGATATCAAAACTTATCAATTGGTGAAATTCAGAAAAACCAACCAAGGTACCAGTATCAACTTAAAGCCTATCGTTAAAAAAGGCGATAAGGTTAAAAAAGGCCAGGTGCTTTGTGAAGGTTATGCTACGCAACAGGGCGAATTAGCGCTTGGTAGAAATATGAAAGTAGCCTTTATGCCTTGGAAAGGATATAACTTTGAGGATGCGATTGTAATTTCTGAAAAAGTAGTACGCGAAGATATTTTCACGTCAATTCACATTGATGAATATTCACTTGAGGTTAGAGATACCAAGCTTGGTAACGAAGAGTTAACTAACGATATTCCTAATGTTTCTGAAGAAGCCACAAAAGACTTAGATGAACATGGTATGATTCGCGTTGGTGCTGAAGTGAAGCCTGGTGATATCTTAATTGGTAAGATTACACCTAAAGGAGAATCTGATCCTACACCGGAAGAAAAATTATTACGTGCTATTTTTGGTGATAAAGCTGGTGATGTAAAAGATGCATCGTTAAAAGCGTCGCCTTCATTAAATGGTGTAGTAATTGAGAAGAAATTATTCGCCAGAGCGGTAAAAGATAAACGTAAAAGAGCGCAGGATAAAGACGATATTTTAGCTCTTGAAGCACAGTACGACAGAAAGTTTGATGAATTAAAAGACATTTTAGTTGAAAAACTTTTTGCTATCGTAAACGGAAAAACGGCGCAAGGTATTTTTAACGATTTAGGTGAAGAGGTGTTACCAAAAGGTAAAAAGTTCACTTTAAAAATGTTAAATGCCGTTGATGACTATGCACACTTGGTATCTGGAAAATGGACTACCGATGACCATACGAATCAATTAGTGGCCGATTTAATCCACAATTATAAAATTAAGGAAAACGACTTACAAGGGGCATTGCGCCGCGAAAAGTTTACCATTTCTGTTGGTGATGAATTGCCATCTGGAATTATAAAATTAGCGAAAGTTTACATTGCTAAAAAACGTAAACTTAAAGTAGGTGATAAAATGGCAGGACGCCACGGTAACAAAGGTATCGTTGCCCGTATTGTTCGTCAGGAAGATATGCCTTTCTTAGAAGACGGAACACCAGTTGATATTGTATTGAACCCACTTGGTGTACCATCGCGTATGAACATTGGTCAGATTTACGAAACGGTATTAGGTTGGGCCGGGCAAAAATTAGGTCGTAAGTACGCTACGCCTATTTTTGATGGTGCTAATATCGATCAAATCAATGCCCTTACTGATGAGGCTGGAATTCCAAGATATGGCCATACCTATCTTTATGATGGTGGAACTGGTGAGCGTTTCGATCAACCTGCAACAGTAGGTGTGATTTACATGCTGAAATTAGGACACATGGTTGATGATAAAATGCACGCACGTTCTATTGGACCTTACTCATTAATTACACAACAACCATTGGGAGGTAAAGCCCAGTTTGGAGGTCAGCGTTTTGGTGAGATGGAAGTTTGGGCACTTGAGGCTTATGGTGCATCAAGTACCTTACGTGAGATTTTAACTGTAAAATCCGATGACGTTATTGGTCGAGCTAAAACATATGAGAGTATTGTTAAAGGTGAACCAATGCCAGATCCAGGATTGCCAGAATCTTTCAACGTATTAATGCATGAATTGAAAGGTTTAGGTTTGGATATCAGGTTAGAGGAGTAA
- a CDS encoding (4Fe-4S)-binding protein — translation MTDFFDLKLEAIFNLKYQLDRPQIDLTMEINAKEFSNKEITVTYDPSLCSLSGRCIKDLSEVFMNSVIPWVDINDASPDSIQKQVNRCPSGALKFHLNRKLEHSEL, via the coding sequence TTGACCGATTTTTTTGATCTAAAACTTGAAGCTATTTTTAACTTGAAGTACCAACTAGATCGACCCCAAATTGATTTAACTATGGAAATTAATGCTAAAGAGTTCAGTAATAAAGAAATTACTGTAACGTACGACCCCAGTCTCTGTTCGCTTTCCGGAAGATGTATTAAAGACCTTTCTGAGGTTTTTATGAATTCGGTTATCCCTTGGGTAGATATCAATGACGCATCGCCCGATAGCATACAAAAGCAAGTAAACCGTTGTCCTTCTGGCGCTTTAAAATTTCATTTAAATAGAAAGTTAGAACACAGCGAACTCTAA
- a CDS encoding DUF3467 domain-containing protein, whose product MADEKEKQKQGQINIELDEKVAEGTYSNLAIINHSVSEFVVDFVNIMPGVPKNKVKSRIILTPQHAKRLLKALGDNVARFENAHGEIKDYEQPPIPLNFGPTGQA is encoded by the coding sequence ATGGCAGACGAAAAAGAAAAACAAAAACAAGGACAAATTAATATCGAGTTGGATGAAAAAGTAGCAGAGGGAACCTATTCCAATTTAGCTATTATAAACCATTCTGTATCTGAATTTGTTGTTGACTTTGTAAATATCATGCCAGGTGTACCCAAGAATAAAGTAAAGTCTAGAATAATATTGACACCACAACACGCCAAGCGTTTATTAAAAGCATTGGGTGATAATGTGGCTAGATTTGAAAATGCACATGGTGAAATTAAAGATTACGAGCAACCGCCAATACCATTGAATTTTGGACCAACCGGCCAAGCTTAA
- the rpoC gene encoding DNA-directed RNA polymerase subunit beta': MARKQDKNTVKRFNKISIGLASPESILAESRGEVLKPETINYRTHKPERDGLFCERIFGPVKDYECACGKYKRIRYKGIVCDRCGVEVTEKKVRRDRVGHINLVVPVAHIWYFRSLPNKIGYLLGLPSKKLDMIIYYERYVVIQPGIAKNEEGEPLQKMDFLTEEEYLNVLESLPQDNQYLDDSDPNKFLAKMGAECLIELLGRIDLESLSYELRHKANTETSKQRKTEALKRLQVVEALRESNQNRENRPEWMIMKVIPIIPPELRPLVPLDGGRFATSDLNDLYRRVIIRNNRLKRLVEIKAPEVILRNEKRMLQESVDSLFDNTRKSSAVKTDSNRPLKSLSDSLKGKQGRFRQNLLGKRVDYSARSVIVVGPELKLHECGLPKNMAAELYKPFVIRKLIERGIVKTVKSAKKIIDKREPVVWDILENVLKGHPVLLNRAPTLHRLGIQAFQPKLIEGKAIQLHPLVCTAFNADFDGDQMAVHLPLGPEAILECQLLMLASHNILNPANGSPVTVPSQDMVLGLYYMTKERKSTPEVPIKGEGLTFYSPEEVEIAFNEKRVDLNAGIKVRTLDINEEGKLDRMIVETTVGRVLFNQHVPQAAGFINKVLTKKSLRDIIGDILKVTSVPETADFLDAIRTLGFKFAFQGGLSFSLGDIIIPPEKQDMIDKANGLVDGITGNYNMGLITNNERYNQVIDIWTSTNAELTELSMKRIREDQQGFNSVFMMLDSGARGSKEQIRQLTGMRGLMAKPKKSNAGGGEIIENPILSNFKEGLSILEYFISTHGARKGLADTALKTADAGYLTRRLVDVSQDVIINTEDCGTLRGVEVEPLKKNDEVVETLQERIVGRVSLNDVYNPVTDELLVSAGELINDKIAKTIQESPLERVEVRSPLTCEALQGICAKCYGRNLATGKMVQRGEAVGVVAAQSIGEPGTQLTLRTFHVGGIAGNISEDNKLVVKFDGVAEIEDLKTVKGKDSEGNEVDIVISRTSELKLVDKKTGIVLSNNNIPYGSNLHIKNGQELSKGDVVCTWDPYNGVIISEFAGKVKYENIEQGVTYQVEIDEQTGFQEKVISESRNKKLIPTLHIEDSKGETIRSYNLPVGSHLMIDDNEKISVGKVLVKIPRKSAKAGDITGGLPRVTELFEARNPSNPAVVSEIDGVVSFGKIKRGNREIIVESKLGEIKKYLVKLSNQILVQENDYVKAGMPLSDGSITPNDILDIKGPSAVQQYLVNEVQEVYRLQGVKINDKHFEVVVRQMMRKVRIIDSGDTIFLEDQLAHKADFIKENDDIFGMKVVEDAGDSDNLKAGQIISPRELRDENSILRREDKQLVVARDAKPATATPILQGITRASLQTKSFISAASFQETTKVLNEAAVAGKVDTLEGLKENVIVGHRIPAGTGMRSYSDIIVGSKEEFDEMMQVKQELNYN; this comes from the coding sequence ATGGCAAGAAAACAAGATAAAAATACAGTAAAGAGGTTTAATAAAATCTCAATTGGTCTAGCATCACCAGAGTCTATTTTGGCAGAGTCTAGAGGTGAAGTTTTAAAACCAGAGACTATCAATTACCGTACACACAAACCAGAGCGTGATGGTTTGTTTTGCGAGCGTATATTTGGTCCTGTAAAGGATTACGAATGTGCCTGTGGTAAGTATAAAAGAATTCGATATAAAGGTATTGTTTGTGACCGTTGTGGCGTTGAGGTAACCGAAAAGAAAGTACGTAGAGATAGGGTAGGACACATTAATTTGGTAGTTCCTGTTGCCCATATTTGGTACTTCCGCTCTTTACCCAACAAAATAGGATATTTATTGGGCTTACCATCCAAAAAGTTGGATATGATTATTTACTACGAGCGTTACGTAGTCATCCAGCCTGGTATTGCTAAAAATGAAGAAGGCGAACCATTACAAAAAATGGATTTCCTTACCGAAGAGGAATACTTGAATGTTCTAGAGTCACTGCCACAAGACAACCAATATTTAGACGATTCAGACCCTAACAAGTTCTTAGCTAAAATGGGTGCTGAGTGTTTAATTGAATTATTGGGAAGAATAGATTTAGAATCATTGTCGTACGAGTTACGCCATAAAGCCAATACCGAAACGTCTAAACAACGTAAAACAGAAGCGTTGAAACGTTTACAAGTTGTTGAAGCTTTACGTGAATCTAACCAAAATAGAGAAAATCGTCCGGAGTGGATGATTATGAAGGTTATTCCAATCATTCCACCAGAATTACGTCCGTTAGTGCCGCTTGATGGTGGTCGTTTTGCGACTTCAGATTTAAATGATTTATACCGTCGTGTAATTATCCGTAACAATCGTCTTAAGAGATTGGTTGAAATTAAAGCACCTGAAGTAATTTTACGTAACGAAAAACGTATGCTTCAGGAGTCCGTGGATTCTTTATTTGACAACACGCGTAAATCATCTGCAGTAAAAACCGATTCTAATAGACCATTAAAATCATTATCCGATTCATTAAAAGGTAAGCAAGGGCGTTTCCGTCAAAACTTACTTGGTAAACGTGTTGATTATTCGGCTCGTTCGGTAATTGTTGTTGGTCCAGAATTAAAATTACACGAATGCGGATTGCCAAAAAACATGGCAGCCGAACTTTATAAGCCTTTTGTAATTAGAAAATTAATTGAAAGAGGTATCGTAAAAACGGTAAAATCTGCTAAGAAAATTATAGATAAAAGAGAGCCAGTGGTTTGGGATATCTTGGAGAATGTTCTTAAAGGGCATCCGGTATTGCTAAACCGTGCTCCTACGCTTCACCGTTTAGGTATTCAAGCCTTCCAACCTAAGTTAATCGAGGGGAAAGCGATTCAGTTACACCCATTGGTGTGTACTGCATTTAATGCCGATTTCGATGGTGACCAGATGGCAGTTCACTTACCACTTGGACCAGAAGCTATTTTGGAATGCCAGCTATTAATGTTGGCTTCCCATAATATCTTAAACCCAGCAAATGGTTCGCCGGTAACGGTTCCTTCCCAAGATATGGTGCTTGGCCTTTACTACATGACTAAAGAGCGTAAGTCTACACCTGAAGTACCAATTAAAGGAGAAGGTTTAACGTTCTATTCTCCTGAAGAAGTAGAAATTGCTTTTAACGAGAAGAGAGTAGACTTGAATGCGGGTATCAAAGTAAGAACGCTTGATATCAATGAGGAAGGTAAGTTAGACCGAATGATTGTTGAAACTACAGTAGGTCGCGTGTTGTTTAACCAACATGTACCTCAAGCAGCAGGTTTCATCAACAAAGTATTGACCAAAAAATCATTACGAGATATTATTGGTGATATTTTAAAGGTAACTTCGGTTCCAGAAACAGCAGATTTCTTGGATGCAATTAGAACCTTAGGTTTCAAATTCGCCTTCCAAGGTGGTCTTTCATTCAGTTTAGGTGATATTATTATTCCACCTGAAAAGCAAGATATGATTGATAAAGCCAATGGATTGGTTGACGGTATTACTGGAAACTATAACATGGGACTTATCACTAATAACGAGCGTTACAACCAAGTTATTGATATTTGGACTTCGACAAATGCTGAATTGACCGAGTTGTCAATGAAACGTATTCGTGAAGACCAACAAGGCTTTAACTCGGTGTTTATGATGCTTGATTCCGGTGCTCGTGGATCTAAAGAACAGATTCGTCAGCTTACTGGTATGCGTGGTTTGATGGCAAAACCAAAAAAATCCAATGCCGGTGGTGGAGAGATTATTGAAAACCCAATTCTTTCAAACTTTAAAGAAGGGCTTTCAATTTTAGAGTACTTTATTTCAACGCACGGTGCACGTAAAGGTCTTGCCGATACCGCACTTAAAACTGCCGATGCAGGTTACTTAACGCGTCGTCTGGTTGATGTATCCCAAGATGTAATTATCAATACAGAAGATTGTGGTACCTTAAGGGGGGTTGAAGTTGAGCCACTGAAGAAGAATGATGAAGTTGTTGAAACCTTACAAGAACGTATTGTAGGTCGTGTATCATTAAACGACGTATACAATCCTGTAACAGACGAATTATTGGTTTCTGCAGGTGAGTTAATTAACGATAAAATAGCTAAGACTATACAAGAATCGCCACTTGAAAGAGTGGAAGTGCGTTCACCTTTAACTTGTGAAGCCTTACAAGGTATTTGTGCTAAGTGTTATGGTCGAAACCTTGCTACTGGTAAAATGGTACAACGTGGAGAGGCTGTAGGTGTGGTTGCCGCTCAATCTATTGGTGAGCCTGGTACACAGCTTACACTGCGTACATTCCACGTGGGTGGTATTGCTGGAAACATTTCAGAGGACAACAAGTTGGTTGTTAAGTTTGATGGTGTAGCCGAAATAGAAGACCTAAAAACAGTTAAAGGAAAAGATTCTGAAGGAAACGAAGTAGATATTGTTATTTCTAGAACCTCAGAGCTTAAACTTGTTGATAAGAAAACAGGAATTGTTTTAAGTAATAATAACATTCCTTATGGTTCTAACTTGCACATTAAAAATGGTCAAGAATTATCTAAAGGCGATGTTGTTTGTACTTGGGACCCTTATAACGGTGTAATTATTTCAGAATTTGCTGGTAAAGTAAAATATGAAAACATCGAGCAAGGTGTAACCTACCAAGTGGAAATAGATGAGCAAACAGGTTTCCAAGAAAAAGTAATTTCGGAATCCAGAAACAAAAAACTAATCCCGACACTTCATATCGAAGATAGTAAAGGGGAAACCATCCGTTCGTATAACTTACCGGTTGGCTCTCACTTAATGATTGATGATAACGAGAAAATTAGTGTTGGTAAAGTATTGGTAAAGATACCGCGTAAGTCTGCAAAAGCAGGTGATATTACTGGTGGTCTTCCTCGTGTAACCGAGTTGTTCGAAGCACGTAATCCATCTAACCCTGCTGTTGTTAGCGAGATTGATGGTGTGGTATCGTTCGGTAAGATTAAACGTGGTAACAGAGAGATTATCGTTGAGTCTAAATTAGGTGAAATCAAAAAGTACTTGGTTAAACTTTCAAATCAAATTCTTGTTCAAGAAAATGATTACGTTAAAGCAGGTATGCCACTTTCTGATGGTTCAATTACACCTAATGATATTCTTGATATTAAAGGACCTTCTGCAGTACAACAATATTTAGTAAACGAAGTACAAGAAGTTTACCGTTTGCAAGGTGTGAAAATTAACGATAAACACTTTGAGGTTGTTGTAAGACAGATGATGCGTAAGGTTAGAATTATCGACTCGGGCGACACTATCTTCTTAGAAGATCAATTAGCGCATAAAGCTGATTTCATCAAGGAAAATGACGATATTTTTGGAATGAAAGTTGTCGAGGACGCTGGAGATTCTGACAACCTTAAAGCTGGACAGATTATATCGCCACGTGAGTTAAGAGATGAAAACTCTATTTTACGTAGGGAAGACAAACAACTTGTTGTAGCAAGAGATGCTAAACCGGCAACTGCAACACCAATATTGCAGGGTATTACAAGAGCGTCGTTACAAACTAAGTCGTTTATTTCTGCGGCATCGTTCCAGGAAACAACTAAAGTACTTAATGAAGCAGCAGTAGCTGGTAAAGTAGATACTTTAGAAGGCCTAAAAGAAAATGTAATTGTTGGACATAGAATCCCAGCAGGTACTGGTATGAGAAGTTATTCTGATATCATAGTAGGCTCAAAAGAAGAGTTTGATGAAATGATGCAGGTAAAACAAGAGTTAAATTATAACTAA
- a CDS encoding peptide chain release factor 3: MSFLKEIQRRRTFGIISHPDAGKTTLTEKLLLFGGAIQEAGAVKSNKIKKGATSDFMEIERQRGISVATSVLAFEYNGIKINILDTPGHKDFAEDTFRTLTAVDSVIVVIDVAKGVEEQTEKLVEVCRMRNIPMIVFINKLDREGKDAFDLLDEIEQKLGLKVVPLSYPIGMGYDFKGIYNLWEKNVNLFSGDSRKNIEETIEISDLASPELDGLVGEKAANTLREEIELVEGIYPDFNKDEYLHGKQQPVFFGSALNNFGVRELLDCFIEIAPKPRPKQSEERLVEPNEDKFTGFVFKIHANMDPNHRDRLAFIKIVSGKFERNKPYLHVRHNKKLKFSSPNAFFAEKKEIVDVSYPGDIVGLHDTGNFKIGDTLTEGEEINYKGIPSFSPEHFRYINNADPLKSKQLYKGIDQLMDEGVAQLFTLDLNGRKVIGTVGALQYEVIQYRLEHEYGAKCTYENLNVYKACWIETEDEKSEEFKDFLRVKQRFLAKDKRGQLVFLADSPFSLQMSQQKYPSLKFHFVSEFD; the protein is encoded by the coding sequence ATGAGCTTTTTAAAAGAAATACAACGCAGAAGAACTTTTGGTATCATTTCGCACCCTGATGCGGGTAAAACTACCCTGACTGAAAAATTACTGCTTTTTGGTGGTGCCATTCAAGAAGCAGGTGCCGTAAAGAGCAATAAAATTAAAAAAGGGGCAACCAGTGACTTTATGGAAATTGAGCGCCAGCGTGGTATTTCGGTAGCTACCTCTGTTTTGGCTTTTGAATATAACGGCATAAAAATAAACATCCTCGACACCCCCGGACACAAAGATTTTGCTGAAGACACCTTTAGAACTTTAACCGCAGTTGATAGTGTAATTGTAGTAATAGACGTTGCAAAAGGTGTAGAGGAACAAACCGAAAAACTGGTTGAAGTTTGCCGTATGCGCAACATTCCCATGATTGTTTTCATCAATAAATTAGACCGAGAAGGAAAAGATGCCTTCGACCTTCTGGATGAAATTGAGCAAAAACTAGGACTAAAAGTAGTACCCTTGAGTTATCCCATTGGTATGGGATACGATTTTAAAGGCATTTATAATCTTTGGGAGAAAAACGTTAATTTGTTTAGCGGCGATAGCCGAAAGAATATTGAAGAAACCATTGAAATTTCAGATTTGGCCTCGCCAGAATTAGATGGCTTGGTTGGTGAAAAAGCTGCCAATACCTTAAGGGAAGAAATTGAATTGGTTGAAGGCATTTATCCTGATTTTAATAAAGATGAATATTTACATGGTAAGCAACAACCTGTGTTTTTTGGTTCGGCATTAAATAATTTTGGTGTTCGCGAACTTTTGGATTGTTTTATTGAAATTGCACCAAAACCTAGGCCCAAGCAAAGTGAAGAGCGGTTGGTTGAACCCAACGAGGACAAATTTACCGGGTTTGTTTTTAAAATTCATGCCAATATGGACCCCAACCATAGAGACCGCTTAGCCTTCATAAAAATAGTGTCCGGTAAGTTTGAGAGAAATAAACCATACTTGCACGTTAGACACAACAAAAAACTAAAATTTTCGAGTCCCAATGCATTTTTTGCTGAAAAAAAGGAAATTGTTGATGTGTCCTACCCTGGTGACATTGTAGGCTTGCACGATACTGGTAACTTTAAAATTGGCGACACTTTAACCGAGGGTGAAGAGATAAACTATAAAGGCATTCCTAGTTTTTCGCCAGAACATTTTAGATATATCAATAATGCCGATCCATTAAAGTCAAAACAACTCTACAAAGGTATTGACCAGTTAATGGACGAAGGTGTTGCGCAATTATTCACCCTTGATCTTAACGGTCGCAAAGTAATTGGTACGGTTGGCGCACTACAATATGAAGTGATTCAATACCGATTGGAGCACGAATACGGTGCCAAATGTACTTATGAAAACCTGAACGTTTATAAAGCTTGTTGGATTGAAACCGAAGATGAAAAAAGTGAAGAATTTAAAGATTTTTTGAGGGTTAAACAACGTTTTTTGGCAAAAGACAAACGTGGGCAATTGGTGTTTTTGGCAGATTCGCCGTTTTCACTTCAAATGAGCCAACAAAAATACCCTAGTTTAAAATTTCATTTTGTATCAGAATTTGATTAA